One part of the Mariniflexile litorale genome encodes these proteins:
- a CDS encoding DUF6298 domain-containing protein — translation MIFNKKYKLILSSIALFFIINVGHAQSKHSDIVKNKKGSITHVADSLGNQIPDFSYAGYMASEKAIPQVEARIFVPHQTDDATQKIQAAINYVGSLKPNASGFRGAVLLDKGTFKISGSLYINKSGVILRGSGNADNETLLLGTGIDREALIRVLGVDDRKYADTLGFSTTYTPLGTRKIQLKNTSKLKVSDEIIIVKPLTDNWIKELEMEEFGGETGWIGWKTRDWDITWNRIVTNSNGSEVTLNAPLTMALEDVYGKAEVIKYTWEGRIENVGVENLTMKSTYNASNLKDEQHRWFGITMENVKNAWVRQVHFRHFAGGAVSLLKSSQQITVEDCISTEPISEIASFRRHTFYTEGQQTLFQRCYSEYGYHDFAVGGYGTTGPNAFVQCESFMPYSNSGAIGSWATGVLFDIAYIDGDALSYNNREQNGRGAGWTAANSVIWESSASKIECYNPPTAQNWAFGVWGQFAGNGHWKDVNNHISPRSLFYAQLENRLEQLPVNPYVFDLGTEPSTSPTLEQAAELTTEALNPMKGLTEWIQEVSKLNKITINTSNIKSIDDLKLKSLHESENSKIAKVKIENGRLTLKGQVITGEQRNVMWWRGSLKDHDVKNASDHITRFAPGRTGKGFTDNLKDVVESFKKENVIALDHNYGLWYDRRMDDHERIRRIDADVWPPFYEQPFARTGKGLAWDHLSKYDLTKYNDWYWYRLGHFADLAEPNGQLLINQQYFQHNIIEAGAHWSSSPWRAANNINKTEFPEPVPYAGDKRIFMAEQFYDISNESRRKLHQGFIRKSLDNFQENSNVIQLTSAEYTGPLHFMEFWLDEAQKWKKETGKTGIIGLSATKDVQDAILKDAKRNQTVDLIDIRYWHYREDGSVYAPEGGKNLAPRQHARKMSVGKETEEQVYRAVSEYREKYPNKVVLYSTNGSSKFGWPVLMAGGSLANIPNINISGFYESLSKMKINSNTNFNSKSWTLQNEGESYLLYLKDIKTVEVDLSSFKGNYEVFWIDPSNGQVVSKKIIQGKTKQTLIAPSEHIKVVYIKKK, via the coding sequence ATGATTTTTAATAAAAAATATAAACTCATTTTATCAAGTATAGCCTTGTTTTTTATAATAAATGTTGGGCATGCACAAAGTAAGCATTCAGACATTGTAAAAAATAAAAAAGGAAGCATTACACATGTAGCCGATAGTTTAGGGAATCAAATCCCCGATTTTTCATATGCAGGGTATATGGCGTCTGAAAAAGCCATCCCTCAGGTTGAAGCTAGAATTTTTGTGCCCCATCAAACGGATGATGCCACTCAAAAAATACAAGCAGCCATTAATTATGTGGGGAGTTTAAAACCTAATGCTTCTGGTTTTAGAGGTGCTGTTCTTTTAGATAAAGGGACTTTTAAAATAAGTGGTAGCTTATATATTAATAAATCGGGTGTTATTTTAAGAGGAAGCGGAAACGCAGATAATGAAACCCTACTTTTAGGAACTGGAATAGACCGAGAAGCATTAATTAGAGTTTTAGGAGTTGATGATAGAAAATATGCAGATACGTTAGGTTTTAGTACTACTTACACGCCACTGGGCACTCGGAAAATTCAATTAAAAAACACATCTAAATTAAAAGTCTCTGATGAAATAATTATTGTTAAGCCTTTAACCGATAATTGGATTAAAGAATTAGAAATGGAAGAGTTTGGAGGTGAAACAGGTTGGATTGGTTGGAAAACTAGAGATTGGGATATAACATGGAATCGTATCGTCACTAATAGCAACGGAAGTGAAGTAACGCTGAATGCGCCATTAACCATGGCTTTGGAAGATGTCTATGGAAAAGCAGAAGTGATTAAATATACATGGGAAGGTAGAATAGAAAATGTTGGCGTTGAAAACCTAACAATGAAATCGACCTATAATGCATCTAACCTTAAAGATGAGCAACACCGTTGGTTTGGTATTACTATGGAAAATGTGAAAAACGCTTGGGTACGTCAAGTCCACTTTAGGCATTTTGCAGGTGGAGCAGTTTCTCTATTAAAATCATCACAACAAATTACAGTTGAAGATTGTATCTCCACAGAACCCATTTCAGAAATTGCTTCTTTCAGACGTCACACATTTTATACTGAAGGCCAACAAACGTTGTTTCAACGTTGTTATTCAGAATATGGTTATCATGATTTTGCAGTAGGTGGTTATGGTACAACAGGTCCAAATGCTTTTGTACAGTGTGAATCGTTTATGCCTTATAGTAATAGTGGTGCGATTGGTAGTTGGGCAACAGGTGTCTTATTTGATATAGCATACATTGATGGAGATGCTCTAAGTTATAATAATAGAGAACAAAATGGTAGGGGCGCAGGTTGGACAGCAGCCAATAGTGTAATTTGGGAATCTTCAGCTTCAAAAATAGAATGTTACAATCCGCCAACAGCTCAAAATTGGGCTTTTGGTGTTTGGGGACAGTTTGCAGGAAATGGTCATTGGAAAGATGTTAACAATCATATAAGTCCGAGAAGTTTGTTTTACGCACAGTTAGAAAATAGATTAGAGCAACTTCCTGTAAATCCATATGTATTTGATTTAGGTACAGAACCATCCACCAGTCCTACACTTGAACAAGCCGCAGAACTTACAACAGAAGCTTTAAATCCAATGAAAGGTTTGACAGAGTGGATTCAAGAAGTTTCAAAGTTGAATAAGATTACTATCAATACATCTAATATTAAATCTATTGATGATTTAAAGTTGAAATCGTTACACGAAAGTGAAAATAGTAAAATAGCCAAAGTGAAAATTGAAAATGGTAGACTTACACTTAAAGGACAAGTGATTACTGGTGAACAAAGAAATGTTATGTGGTGGCGTGGTAGTTTAAAAGATCATGATGTTAAGAATGCATCTGATCATATAACTAGATTCGCTCCTGGTAGAACAGGTAAAGGGTTTACAGATAATTTAAAGGATGTTGTAGAGTCTTTCAAAAAAGAGAATGTTATTGCTTTAGATCACAATTATGGATTATGGTATGATCGGCGAATGGACGACCATGAACGTATTCGTAGAATAGATGCCGACGTTTGGCCTCCGTTTTACGAGCAACCTTTCGCTAGAACTGGCAAAGGCTTGGCTTGGGATCATTTAAGTAAGTACGATTTAACAAAATACAACGATTGGTATTGGTACCGTTTGGGACATTTTGCAGATTTAGCAGAACCTAATGGGCAATTATTAATTAATCAGCAATATTTTCAGCATAATATCATTGAAGCAGGAGCACATTGGTCGAGTTCACCTTGGCGTGCTGCTAATAATATAAATAAAACAGAATTTCCAGAGCCAGTGCCCTATGCAGGTGATAAGCGTATTTTTATGGCAGAACAGTTTTACGATATTTCAAACGAAAGCAGAAGAAAGCTGCACCAAGGGTTTATAAGGAAATCATTAGACAATTTTCAAGAAAACAGTAATGTCATTCAATTAACAAGTGCCGAATATACTGGCCCACTTCATTTTATGGAATTTTGGTTAGATGAAGCTCAGAAATGGAAAAAAGAAACTGGTAAAACGGGTATTATTGGCTTAAGTGCAACCAAAGATGTTCAAGACGCTATTTTGAAGGATGCGAAGCGTAACCAAACAGTCGATTTAATTGATATTCGTTATTGGCATTATAGAGAAGACGGAAGTGTTTATGCACCCGAAGGTGGAAAAAATTTAGCACCACGCCAGCATGCACGTAAAATGAGTGTAGGTAAAGAAACCGAAGAACAGGTTTACAGAGCGGTTAGTGAGTATCGAGAAAAATATCCAAACAAAGTAGTGTTGTATTCAACCAACGGATCTTCAAAATTTGGATGGCCTGTGTTAATGGCAGGTGGTTCGTTAGCTAATATTCCCAATATAAATATATCGGGTTTTTACGAGTCTTTATCAAAAATGAAAATCAATTCTAACACCAATTTTAATAGTAAGTCTTGGACTTTACAAAATGAAGGCGAATCGTATTTGCTTTATTTAAAAGACATAAAAACTGTAGAAGTAGATTTATCAAGTTTCAAAGGGAATTATGAGGTGTTTTGGATTGATCCATCAAATGGGCAGGTGGTTTCTAAAAAAATAATCCAAGGAAAAACAAAACAAACACTTATAGCTCCGTCAGAACATATAAAAGTGGTATATATTAAAAAGAAATAA
- a CDS encoding glycoside hydrolase family 140 protein, whose product MTKKRKPFKFFIATSLVVLMISCKDSKKENVEPPVIEGMSKLQVSSDGHYFQTEDGKPFFWLGDTGWLTFKKLNRDEIKTYFLDRKEKGYNVIQIMTMHSEEMVNVYGDSAVVNKDVSKPLVTEGNNFENPEEYDFWDHVDYALDVAEENDLYLGMVPIWGTSVKGGKVNLEQAKAYATFLGDRFKDRKNIVWLNGGDTPGEQNMEIWNAIGSILKSKNPDCLVTFHPFGRTDSSDNYHNENWLDFNMFQSGHRRYDQETEGKMYAQDNYKYVNVDFNLKPTKPTIDGEPSYEGIPQGLHDTLQPLWNDNDLRRYAYWSVFAGAAGFTYGNNHVMQMHENHTKPEGYGSDKYWLDALNDPGAKQMQYVKNLILDYPYFKRIPDESLVANQGEKYDYIAATRGEDYASIYTYNGRNISVNMGKIKGTEVEASWYNPKNGETTKIGTFKNEGVQDFDASGEQVDGNDWVLILTSK is encoded by the coding sequence ATGACTAAAAAAAGAAAACCCTTTAAATTTTTTATTGCTACTAGTTTAGTGGTGTTAATGATTTCATGTAAAGATTCTAAAAAAGAAAATGTTGAACCACCAGTAATAGAGGGCATGTCTAAACTTCAAGTATCTAGTGACGGACATTATTTTCAAACTGAAGACGGTAAACCCTTTTTCTGGTTAGGTGATACAGGATGGTTAACCTTCAAAAAATTAAATAGAGACGAGATTAAAACATACTTTTTGGATAGAAAAGAAAAAGGCTATAATGTGATTCAAATAATGACCATGCATTCTGAAGAAATGGTGAATGTTTATGGAGATTCGGCTGTGGTGAATAAAGACGTGTCAAAGCCTTTAGTAACAGAGGGTAATAATTTTGAAAACCCAGAGGAATATGATTTTTGGGATCATGTAGATTACGCATTAGATGTTGCCGAAGAAAACGATTTGTATTTAGGTATGGTACCTATTTGGGGTACATCGGTTAAAGGTGGAAAAGTAAATTTAGAGCAGGCAAAGGCGTATGCCACCTTTTTAGGAGATAGATTTAAAGATAGAAAAAATATCGTTTGGTTGAATGGAGGTGATACGCCTGGTGAGCAAAATATGGAGATTTGGAATGCCATAGGAAGCATTCTTAAATCGAAAAATCCAGATTGCTTAGTAACCTTTCACCCGTTCGGACGTACAGATTCTTCAGATAATTACCATAATGAAAATTGGTTAGATTTTAATATGTTTCAATCGGGTCACAGACGTTACGACCAAGAAACGGAAGGTAAAATGTATGCTCAAGATAACTACAAATATGTGAATGTAGATTTCAATTTAAAGCCTACAAAACCAACTATAGATGGCGAACCATCGTACGAAGGTATTCCACAAGGTTTACATGATACTTTACAACCACTTTGGAATGATAATGATTTACGTCGTTATGCCTATTGGTCTGTTTTTGCAGGAGCTGCAGGATTTACTTATGGCAATAATCATGTAATGCAAATGCACGAAAATCATACTAAACCAGAAGGTTATGGAAGTGATAAGTATTGGTTGGATGCATTAAATGATCCAGGAGCAAAACAAATGCAATATGTTAAAAACTTAATATTAGATTACCCTTATTTTAAACGTATTCCAGATGAAAGTTTGGTTGCTAATCAAGGTGAAAAATACGATTATATAGCGGCTACTAGAGGAGAAGATTATGCATCGATTTACACTTACAACGGACGAAACATTTCTGTAAACATGGGTAAAATAAAAGGAACTGAAGTTGAAGCCTCTTGGTACAATCCTAAAAATGGAGAAACAACTAAAATAGGAACTTTTAAAAATGAAGGTGTTCAAGATTTTGATGCTTCGGGGGAACAAGTAGATGGCAACGATTGGGTTTTAATTTTAACTTCTAAGTAA